AAGGTCACTCGGGCTAATCGATCGATCACGTGCCTGTTCGACGAGAGACTCCAACTCCTCCGCAATTTCGACGATGGATTTCGTATCGACATCCTTGATAACAGGGACAATGAGACCATCTTCGGTGTGCGTTGCAACCCCAATGTTGTAGTATCGTTTTTCGACAATCTCGTCTGTCGTGTCGTCAATGCTGGCATTAACGATCGGGAATTCCTTGAGAGCCGGAACGACCGCTTTGACGAACAACGGCGTATACGTGATGTGAACGTCGTTTTTCTCGTCGAGGCGTTCCTTGAGCGCGACAAACTCAGTCGCATCGCACTCGAATCCAGATGTAAGGTGCGGGACGATGGTCTTTGACTCCGTCATATTCTCCGCAATGCGCTTTCGGAGACCCGATAACTCACGGCGTCTCGACCGCGACTCATCTTCATCTATCGACGTCGGCTCAATGCCAACCGTCGGATGTTCGATCTCGAACGTCGCTGACTCGGCTGCTGGTTCCTGCAACTGTGCATCGATATCCGCCTGTAGAACTCTTCCCTCCGGTCCCGACCCGTCGATCTCCGATAGTTCGACACCTTCTTTCCGGGCGTACCGACGAGTATGTGGCGCAGCGAAGACACGATCACTCTCGACTTCCGTCTCTTCTTTCTCTTCTGGTTCGTCTTCGTCCGCTGGTTTCGCTGTTGTTTCTTCAGCTTCTTCCTCTGCTGTTTCCTCGACTACTTCTTCTGTTTCTTCAGTTGGTTCTTCTGCTGTTTCTTCAGTTGGTTCTTCTGCTGTCTCTTCAGTTTCCTCCTCTGGTTCCTCTGTCTCGTCAGCTTCTTTCTCTGTTTTCTCAGCTTCCGCTTCAGTTTCTGTACGCCCTCCCACTTGTTGTTCTGGCGGATTTTCTGTTTCTATAACCACAATAACCGTACCGACGTCGACGGTATCTCCTTTGCTTGCTGTGCGTTCTTCGATCGTTCCGGGACACGGCGATGGAACGTCGGACACGGCTTTGTCGGTCTCGACTTCACAGAGTATGTCGTCTTCTTCGATATCGTCGCCTTCTTCGACGTGCCACTCGACGATTTCGGCCTCTGTCAACCCTTCTCCCGGATCGGGGAGTCGGAACTCGAACGCCGTCACTGGTCTCCCCTCCTATATCGAGTGACGTTCAACGACGAACTGATCAGCGAACAATTCGGTCGGTCGGTCGGCCACGGGTTAGAACTCATAGCTCATCACCGCCTCAATAGCGTATCGGGCTCGATCATCGTCTGGCAGATAATCGTCTTCGATATCGTGACCCGGGAAGTGAACGTCGTATCCGGTCGCTCGTTTGATTGGCGCTTTCAGCGCATCAAGTGCGTACTCGTTAATCAGTGCAGAGAGTTCCGCACCGAGACCGAGCGTCCGCCGAGCTTCATGGAGGATGACACACCGACCTGTCTTTGAAACCGACTCGAGAATCGATTCGACATCCAACGGAGAAAGCGAACACAGATCGATGATTTCAACGTCCGCATCGACATCAGCCACTGCAGATTTCGCATGCCGCACCATCGCCCCCCACGTAAGTAATGTGACATCTGACCCTTCTCTGACAATGCGCGCTTCGTTCAGCGAAAGCGTATACTCATCAGTCGGAACCGGCTCTGTCATCCCTCGGTAGATCTTCTTCGGTTCGAGAAAAATCACAGGGTCGTCGCTGCGGATGCTCGCAGCCAGCAACCCCTTTGTCTGTGACGGGGTACTCGGACAAACGACGCGGACACCAGGAGTATGAACGAAGTACGACTCGGTCGATTCTTGATGGTATTCAAGCGCTTTGACCCCACCGCCGTACGGCATCCGAATCGTCATGGGCATCTCTATCTCTCCCCCGGTTCGTTTGTACATCTTAGCAACAGCGTACATGAACTGGCCAAAGGCAGGGTAGAAAAAGCCCATAAATTCGATTTCAGGGACCGGGCGCTCGCCTCGCATCGCCATGCCTGCGGCAGTGCCAACGATCCCGTTTTCCGAGAGTGGCGTATCGATGACTCGCTTATTGCCGAACTCATCGAGCAATCCTTCTGTTGCACGATACACCCCTCCGAGCGGACCAATGTCGTATCCGAGCACGCGAATGCTGCTATCACGTGCTAGCTCCTGGTGTAGCGTTCGGTTCACTGCCGAAACGAGATTCATCTCCTCAGTGTTGTCTGTGTTCACGTCCGCAACTCGGTCTTGTATGCTACTCATCGAATCCCTCCCCTGTGAAGTCGATAAATGGATTTTTGCCGTTCAGTTCTCGCTGTAGTTCTTCGCGTTGGTGACGTTGGTGCCACGATTCCCCATGGAGGATGTGATCGAACATGCGATCGGGCTCCGAGTTCGACATCGAACGAACCTGTTCGACAGCATCGGCAACGCGTTCGTCGATTTCGTCATGAATCGCTTTGTCCGTCTCGTCATCGAGAATTCCTTCGCTACGGAGATATGTTTCGAACCGATCAACGGGATCCCGATCCTTCCAGTAGTCTCGTTGCTCGCTGTCGTCCCGATAGCGATCCGGATTGTCCGATGTATTATGTGCTCCCATACGGTATGTCACGCATTCGATAAACGTCGCACCTCCGCCAGTGCGAGCACGTTCGACCGCCTCACGGGCTTTTTCGTAGACCGCGAAGATGTCGTTCCCATCGACGCGCTCGCTGGGCACCCCGTATGCGTTCGCTTTCTGTGCAATCGTCTCCGACGCAGTTTGTCGCTGTGATGGCTCGGAGATCGCCCACTGATTGTTCTGGCAAACAATGACCGCTGGGACGTCGAACACGCCAGCGAAGTTCATCCCGTCGTGGAACGACCCTTCACTGGTCGATCCGTCACCAGTGAACACCATCGTGACGGTCTCTCGGTCGTTGAACGCGTCCGCCATGGCTGATCCGACAGCGTTGGTCACGTTCACACCGATCGGTGTGTAATCGGGTGAGAAATTCATGGGCGAATCCCCCATTTCGAGCTGTTCTGCAATTGTTTCGGGTTCGTGGCCAGTAGCGCTGGCAATTATCTCCGCCATGGACTGATCCCAGTGGAGTAGTGCTGGTGTCTGGCGATACGTGTAAAACATCCAGTCATCGGGCTGCAGAGCCGCAGCACCGCCCAGTGGCGTTGCTTCCTCTCCGAGGGTTTGCGCGACGAGACTGACCTCACCGCTGCGTTGCATGTTCAACATTTTCTCCTCAAGCACCCGTGTGGCGACAAACGTCCGATACAGTCCGAGTAGCTCGTCGTCTGCCAGTTCGGGGACATCTCTTTGAAGCTCTCCCTCTGGACCGAGGATTCGATAGAAATCCTCTGGCGGTCGCTCTTCTGCCCAGGTCTCTTGTGACATCGTTTCGAATAGGATATCTATTCTCTGCCCACTAATTCTCTCGGGTGACCACGTCAACTGCGTTATGAGTTGCGCCGGTGAATCGCGTGTCCGCGTGCGTTCGCTGCGGCCTCTCTTACTGCTTCCGAGAGCGTCGGATGCGTGTGAATCGTCCGGATGATATCTTCAAGCGTCGCCCCCATCTCGAGCGCGAGTCCGAGTTCACCGATGAGTTCAGACGCCTCGGGTGCGACGATCTGCCCACCGAGGAGATATCCCATATCGGACTCAGCGACGACACGAACAAATCCGTCGGTATCGTTCAGCGTGAGTGCGCGTCCACTCGCCTGCAGCGGCATCTTACCGACGGTCGTCGAGTACCCAGCGTCCTGCGCCTCGGCTTCTGAGAGTCCAACAGTACCAATTTCGGGATCGGTGAACACCACTGCCGGGATCGCTTGGTAGTCGAGCGCTGCGGGCTTGCCAGCAATGACTTCGGCTGCAATTTCACCTTCCATCATCCCTTTGTGCGCCAAGAGTGGCTCACCAGCGACATCTCCGATTGCGAAGACGTGTTCGTGGTTCGTTCGTGCTCGGTCGTCCGTCTTGATGAACCCATCCTCGTTCGTTTCAATACCGATTGCTTCCAAACCGACGGTGTCAGTGACGGGTTCGCGCCCGACCGCAACGAGGGTCTGGGACGCTTCATACTCAGTCTGTTCGCCGTCTTCTGTCTCGGTCGTGATTACAATACCGTCTCCGTCGCGTTCTTCCCATTCCGTGGCCTGTTCCCCAAAGTGAAAGTCGACGCCGATCGATTCCAATCGATTCCGGACGACGGCGGAAATATCGTCCTCGTAGTTCGGTAGCACGTCTGCAAGCATCTCGACAACTGTCACATCCGCCCCAGCTTTCGCGTACACCGAGGAAAGCTCCATCCCGATGTAGCCCGCTCCGACGATGAGGAGAGACTCCGGAACAGATTCTAGCGCGAGCGCGTGACGTGAATTGAGTATACGCTCACCATCGAACTCGAATCCAGGTATCTCGATAGCACGGCTTCCAGTTGCGATGATCGCGTGCTCGAACGTGAGTGATTCTGGCTCGTCGTTACTCTCTGGATGGATGTTGGCCGTTGTTTCATCCACGAACTCCGCCCGTCCGTCGATGAGTTCGACACCACTTTGCCGACAGAGATTCTCGACACCGTCTGTCAACTGTGAAACGACACCGTCTTTCCAGTCATTCATCGCAGCGGGATCGATGTCGGGATCGGCATGAACGCCCCGTTGTTCGGCTGTCGACGCTTGGTGAGCAACGTCCGTCGCCGAAATCAGGGCTTTCGAGGGGATACAGCCGTAGTTGAGGCACGTTCCGCCATACGCATCCTTTTCGACGAGTGTCACGCTATAATCGAGCTGCCCGGCCCGAATCGCCGCAACGTAGCCGCCGGGACCTGCACCGATTATTAATACATCTGTCTCGTTCGGGAGCTCGTGGTTATGATCGTGATTCGACATAGTTGTTGTGAGTGTATTGATTGTGTGTTGGGTGCGTTCAACGTATGAACCGTTTGCACTCGGATAGTCGTCTCTTCGAGACGTGCTTACTAGTTATTTTGCCACTCCAATAGATCTGCTGGCTGGAAGAATCACGGGCCGAAGGAATCGAATGGCTGATTTCGTCTTCCTGTGTCACTATTTTGGCGGACGTGGCACTGTCTTCGGACAAATCCGATTTCATTACCAAACGTGCTATTACAAACGTATGCTTGTAACAGCAAGCATGATGATTATTACCCCGCCTGCTCAGGCGGCGATCGACGAAGAGAGTTGGGATATGCCTGCCAGTCGTTACCGGTTACTACTCGGACACGAGCTCAGAGAGTGTTTTTCCTCTCGGTCGGGTCCGGTTGGGCGCGTCCTTGTGTTCGAATTCTTCCCAGCATTCTGGGTGCGTGGTGTGGTCGGTGACACATTCTTCGAGACAGTGAGGAGAGAGTTGCCTTTTCCATCAGCTATCGGCATCGTAATGAGCGACATCGTTTGGTCCGGCGTTGTTGTAACCACCGGTGACCACGCTATTAGCGTTTTGCCGCGTGCACTCTTCGAGGGAACGTTCTTACGCAGAGGAGACCAAACGAAAGGACATGAGAATCAGCGCTCCAGATGAGAATGATCTCCTCTTCGAGTTGCTCAATCCTCGCTCGTTGACTGTCGGGTTCAAAGGTGGTATCGTCGCAACGAGTGCAATGACTGTATTCCGGATGCCGATCTCGCGTTCACTGCCACCAACAGCGGAGTTCTGGGCACAGTACGTCGGCGGTGGAGAATTGGCAGATCACCGAGCCGAATCCCTACTCTTACACTTCTTATACGGGGCCATCGCGGGGAGCATTTTTGGCTCGATATTCGCCGTCGTCGACACCCGCAGTCCGTACGAGACAGAAACCAAAGGTCTTCTTGCAGGACTCCTCTACAGCATTCCATTCACACTACTGGGGGAGTCCATCATGTTAAATCACATGTTGGGGATGGATCTCGAACCGGATGAGTCGATGATCTTTCATGCGAGCCATCTCGTGTACGGTATTACGCTTGGTGCGTGGATTGGATCACGAATGTAACCAAGAACTCGGTCATCACCACTTTGTTCGGCCACAATCGATGTACAGCTGATCAACTAACTGACCGGGGGTTGGCCTATTGCATATGTATCATTAACGACGCAAGTAGAGCAGGTATGCATTTGATTATAGAACCAGCAGTAAATGACGAAATATTGGGCGATAGCTTGAATTCACTGTCCTCGGGCCCTCAATCGGTAGAATTTAGGCCATCCTAAAGAGAAAATTTATAGTACTTTAGGGCGTGGTAGTAGTTGTGATGAGCGCAGAAGGACTTGAACGGCAGACGCGGAACTACCTGAGCAACAACATCCCACAGATTCAGGAACACGGTGGACACTTCGAAATTGAGGATGTCAACGACAACACCGGTGACGTGACGGTCGCCATTGGGGGCGCTTGCTCGGGTTGTGGTATTGCACCGATGACAATAAAGGCAATTGAGCAGCGCCTGCCCACTGAAATCGAGGGTGTTTCCAACGTGACTGTTCGTCGAGCGGGTGGGCCGCGTGCAGCAGTCATGCCTTCGAAAATCGAAGTGATGGAAGATATGGAGGAGTACGAGGACTACGATCCACCGTTCTGAGCAACTCGGACAGATCAGCAAGCGATTTTCTACTCCATACGACTGCTGCTTGGTGACCCAGCACGCAGAGAGCGCGATCTCACACGCAGCGTAGATCGCTCATTCGTTCGTTCGGGAAACGACTTGCAGTTCGATTCCGTTCGGCACGTAGGCATTTGCCGCGTATCCGCCTTCGTTCCACGGATAGACGGAATCGGGGATTTCGTCCCAGTCATCGAGTACAGCGATAGTGGCTGGTTGAGTGCGGTCGTTCTCGTCTGTAGCACGCGAAAGGAGCGTGTATGTGTTGTCAGCGTCTTCAGCGATGATTGGTTCCCACGTGTATGTGAACAGCCGCCAAGCGCCGTCATAATCTGGCCCATACATCTCAGCATCGTCCCATGAATCACCGCCATCAGTGGACACTTCGACACGCCTCACGCGGTCATCTCCCGCCCACGCAACGCCTTGAATCTCGATTATCCCGCTTTCGTCTGGTGATACGGATGATTCTCCGTCAGGGTGCCCAATGAGCGACATCACGTTCTCATCGAACGTGTACGGGTGATCTACGTCTCCGATTAGTTGCTCCCATGTATCCGCTGTCGAGACCGTTGTCTTGATCTCTGGCTCGATACTGGCCGGATGTATCCGGTAGGCCTCGTGCTGCCAGTATGTGTAGGTCTGGTCCTTTCCATCCTCAGAGAACGTCTCATCGGTAACCATCGTGTCTGTGACACGGAGTTCAGTGACCCATTTGACACTGTTCGTTCCGTACCAGCCGGGGACGACGAGGCGAAGTGGAAACCCATGTTCCGGTGGGAGCTGGCGGCCGTTCATCTCATAGGCAAGGATGCAGTCATCGAAGATCTTCGATAACGGGATGGATTTCACGTACACATCGTTATCAGCCGGTGTATCACCTCCAACAACAGTGAGCCAGCGATCCGCGTGATCCGTTTCGACATCGATCTCCGGGAGCACTGACTGTACTGGCGTTCCGGTCCAGATGGCGGTCGCAACTGCATCCCACTCCCACTGGACGCTCCCTGTTTCAGGCTCGTGGTGTCCACGATCGTTCCCTGCACATTCCATCGTGTGTGCGACGGCGACCGTCGGATACGATTCTCGTAGCTCATCCACTGAGAGCGTCGCTTTGCTGTCACCGTTCACCATTCGGACGCTCCACGCATCCGGATCGGTATCGATGCGCGGAATGTCGTTACGATGGCAGACGAAATGATCTTCGATTGGAGTCAACCAGTTGATGAACGTCTGTCGGCTCGTTGCCCCGACTACTGTGTAGCGATCTTCCTCGTCGCGCACCTCCCGTGTTCCGGGCTTGTGTTCGAGGATTTCCTCGATCTCTGCTTTTCGGGTCTCGCTCCGGTCGCTCTTTCCCATGTGATATACTCACAAACCACCGACAAAACCGTTTTGCACCACGCGTCCGATCAGCCGAACGTAGACCAACTCTACTGTCCACGTACTCGAGCTGAGCGTAGACGATCTCTCCATCGATCCAGCATCGTCGTGTACGATCGTGCTGTTCGTCTCGACTACAGTTCGTTCAATTTTCGTAACAATTCACCCCGATACCGCTCGTCGCTTCGTTTCCCTTTTAATTCTAGAACATTACGCTCAAACTTATCGAGCGCGAGCGACAGCGCATCCTCCGCTCCGTACCCTTCCCCTGTTCCGGCTATCGAATCTTGATCGCTCCAGAGTCGCACCTGACACCTGATGAGATTCGTGTTTCGGAACTCTTCGTGATGCTCTTGTAATTTCACATGGACGTGATACACATTCATCGATTCGTGCTTCGTTACGATGTCCTCGATCCGATCGTGTATCTGTTGTTTAGTCGTCGTTCGGAGGAGTTCGGCATTCGTAATCTGAACATCAAGTACGTCTTCTTCGGTGTAGGTAAGCGCACGCAAAACGTCGGTCTTCGTAAGCACTCCGGCGACGAGCTCATCATACTCGGGGGTAACGATGAGTCCATCGTACCCTCGATCGAGCATCGTTGTGACGGCTTCATCGACCGTTGTCTCTAGTGTCGTCGTTTCGACCGGGGAGCTCATGAAGTCATAGACTGGCACTTCCAAGAGGCGTTCTGTATCGCTAGCGCGGTTACCCTTGTGCGGTTGATCTGGGTCTCGAACGATGAATTCTGCAAGGTCGTCAGTCGTTATAATCCCTGTGAGCGTTCCGTCATCCTCAACAACCGGAAGCCGAGAGATGCCGTGCTCTCGAAGACGATTGAGTGACTCACCAAGAGTTGCGTCTTCAGTAATCGCGATCACGTCAGAGGTGTGAATGTCACTCACTGAAAGCACAGAGAGATTCTCACGGACAGCCGCTATTATCGAGTCAGCGGTAATACATCCCCAAAGTTCGCCTTGTTGTGTGACCGGGGCGAGTACTGTCCTATTTTCAACAAGTAACCGGGCGGCTTCTCGGACGTTCGTTGACCGATCAATAGTGGGAACGGATCGGACAACAGACTGGGCATTCGTGTCGTCGTCGTACTGTGAACGAAGCAGGTCTCGTGGTTGGATCGCACCGAGACAATCATCATCTTCGACAACGAGCACGCCGTCTTGGTGCGTGTCCGACGTGAACGTCGATCGAACTTTTCCTAACCGCGTTTCTGGAGCAACTGTCAAGCACTGCTGGGTCGCGATGTCCGAAATGTCCATGGATGGAACATAACTCGTCGGCCGAACATGAAATGTAGCCCTGCAGAGACAAGCCTGTCCGACCGTGGATGCGGATCTTCTTTCGCAGTTTGTGCCGGTCAACAGTAGTGCTGTGCTGGAAATGCTAATGCGAGTAATTTGCGTTATTCTCAGTGCGATAACCGTACTGATCACAGACGCGCTCGGTCTGAAGTCAGATGATCAGAGACCGAAACCGTTGTTAGGCCGTCGCTTCGACCGGTGTTTCTTCGAGCACTCGAATGAACTCGCGCATAAATGCAGGCATATCGTCAGGATATCGTGACGTGACAAGGTTATCGTCGATGACGACCTCCTGATCTTTAAACGTCGCTCCGGCGTTTTCGACATCGATGTCGAGTGGCCAGTAGGCGGTTGCATTCCGTCCTTCGAGCACATCTGCACTGATGAGCAACTGTGCACCGTGACAGACCGACGCGATCGGCTTACTTGCGTCATCGAACGCGGTAATCAGCTCTTTCGCCTCTGGCGCTTCTGTACGGAGACTCTCTGGTGCGCGACCGCCGGGGATGACGAGAAAGTCGTAGTTGCCCGCAGCCGCATCCTCAATCTGCATATCGGCCTCGAATGCTTGCCCGTGTTTGCTCTCGAACGATCCGCCGTCGGGTGTTGCGACGTCGATTTCGAACCCCGCTTCGCGGAGTCGGTACAGGGGGTACGTGAACTCTGCGTCTTCGAACCCGTCACCAGTTATGATCAATCCGTTCATACCATTTCGTGCTTGCTGCGTGAGCTCCATAAACGCCGAGGTGGCATACGCAATGCATCTAGCGGGAGGCACACAATATGATCTCTCACGTCATCAGGGGGCTGTTACTGAAGTGGGTTTCCAGAGACGGTATACGAGTTCGAACTCATGCTTGATCGTGGCTGTTCACACTGTTCTGTGCTGTCAGTCACAGTGATTCTGGATCCTCCTCTTCGCTCGTGCCGGTCATCGACGTGCCACGGTCTGTATACTCGCCACGACCGACTGCCTCGTCTCCGACCATATTGAACACTGCTTGACGTACTGATTCTGCTGATTCGTACGATTCATCCCCAAGTGGCTCAAGAACCTCATCGAATCTCTGTGTGCCATCCTGAAGCTCTAGTTCGTAGTGTCCGTACGCATCAATGAGTTCCTGACTCGTGGCTGGATACTCGTGTGCGTCGATTTTCTCGCCGAGTTCGCCGAAATCGACCCCCTGCTCTCTGTTATCGGTACTGTTGGAATCCGTCATTTGTCATCGCCTCGTATTCTCGAACACGAGGGAACCCTAAATCGCTTGTGCCTATCAGCACCCAGCGCCATTGGCTGTGAGACGTTTTCTTTTGCTGTACGCGTGCAATCGTGGACGTTCCCGTTACAAATGGGATTCATCGATAACTGATCAAGCACGCAGATAACCGATTTAAAAGGCACGATTAGGATGCAAGGGACCCTCTTTTACTGAGTCCACCTGTACAATCAGCCACAACCATGCAGACGTATATTTGCCAAATAGACGTTAATGAGCGTGAATACCAGAACCCCCAAGAGTTAGTGTCGGTGTGGGGGACTGTACACGAGGATATCGAACGCCTCGGGGGGGATGTCAGATCAACGTATGCCGTCCTCGGAAATTTTGATTTTCACCTCATTGTTGATGTTCCCGATGATGAGGTCGCTTTTCAAATTTCTCAATCAATCGAACGCTACGGTCTCAACACGACGACTGTGCGCGCGCTTCCCCTTGAGCGAATTAGTGATCTCGTCGACGATATCTAAGTTTCTTCTCGTGAAGGTCCATCTCACTGCGAGACGGTCCGTCCCGAACCTCCAACAGGCTCAATTGTCGTGACGGTGTATGAACAATAGATGGGGCTTACGCTCACAACACGGGATCGGATCGTGCTTCGCTTGCTCGCCGAAGCTCCAGTGAGTTGTAATGAGATCGCTGCAACTGTCGAATGGTCCGCCACTGATCTCGAAGGTCGACTCGAAAGCCTCGAAGAGAACGGGCTGCTGTGGGAGCGAGACAACGGAACATACACCCTCACCGGGAGTGGCTTCCGCGTTCTCGAAACATCGGGCAGTGACAACAGAGACTGTCAGATTGATGTCTCGGACCAGATCCAACAAACAATAGGAGAGTTGAATCTCCGGCCGGATCGAGCGAAAGCGGTCCAAAGCGCGGCTGCGTTTCTCCAGTATTGGGGTCAAGCAAGCGAGAGTGAGATCATCGACGGGATCTACAGCGAACGTCCCAGTGGATACGAATCGGCTGATGGGTGGTGGCAGACGTTTATGCGAGAAACACTCGCCAGCCTTCCAGACATCAAGCCGCCAACGAACGGTGCTACCGTCTGGCAGTACGCTGGGACTCCCGAGATCGAAGAGCACACTGAGGATGGTCGAAGCTTTCTCGAGAGCTCTCCCACGTCGTATGGAAGCGTCAAACACGCGCTCGAAACGCTCGCCCTCACGGCCGATCAGCGAGCAGCTGTCCACGCAGCGTTCGTCGTGCTTCGTCACAACAGCACGGCCAGCGAAACAGCGCTCAAGCGCGAGAGCTACGAGCGGGTAAAACCTACCACTATGTCTGCAGAGGCGTGGTGGAGTCTGCGTATCGAGCCCATTCTCCAGAAACTTCCGGGTATCGAGCGAGTAGACGAACAAACGTTCCACTACACCGGCGATGACGTTGGATCGGGGCAGCACCCAGACTCAGAATGAATTAGTTACTATCTATTCACGTACGAACGTCCGGTCCCTTGCTTTCCGAAGCACTCGAGCAAGACGAACTGTAATTGGTTAGCGTCTAGCCACGTCGTATTCGACCCACACGTAGGTGTCACTTCATAGTACGAGCAATCGATTAATCGCCTGTCAGTCAGAAAACCCCGCTCGAATCTTCGCTGCGCAGGCGAGTGCAGGCACTACACTCACTAAATGTGGATCGGAAACACCCACGCACGGCAAAAGTCACAAAGCTGGACAACGACGGCCGTCCGGTACTCAAAAATTGTGGCTGTTGTGGGGAGCGCACGGTTGGAATCGGAATTGATCTCCTCCGGCGTACGAGAGTGAGAACAGACGATACACGGTACACAACGTGGTAATTGATATGGCAGACAACCCCAGGATCAATACGGTTGCAACGGAAGATGACTACATCCACGTCCAGTTTAGAGAGCCGAATCAATTCGATGAGATTCGGACACCGGATTGGGCCTCGAACGCGGCCCAGTCAGTGTCAGACGGTGCCAAGGTTCGGACTGGGAAACGAGAAGAC
The nucleotide sequence above comes from Halocatena marina. Encoded proteins:
- a CDS encoding molybdopterin-dependent oxidoreductase, whose protein sequence is MGKSDRSETRKAEIEEILEHKPGTREVRDEEDRYTVVGATSRQTFINWLTPIEDHFVCHRNDIPRIDTDPDAWSVRMVNGDSKATLSVDELRESYPTVAVAHTMECAGNDRGHHEPETGSVQWEWDAVATAIWTGTPVQSVLPEIDVETDHADRWLTVVGGDTPADNDVYVKSIPLSKIFDDCILAYEMNGRQLPPEHGFPLRLVVPGWYGTNSVKWVTELRVTDTMVTDETFSEDGKDQTYTYWQHEAYRIHPASIEPEIKTTVSTADTWEQLIGDVDHPYTFDENVMSLIGHPDGESSVSPDESGIIEIQGVAWAGDDRVRRVEVSTDGGDSWDDAEMYGPDYDGAWRLFTYTWEPIIAEDADNTYTLLSRATDENDRTQPATIAVLDDWDEIPDSVYPWNEGGYAANAYVPNGIELQVVSRTNE
- a CDS encoding CBS domain-containing protein, with the translated sequence MDISDIATQQCLTVAPETRLGKVRSTFTSDTHQDGVLVVEDDDCLGAIQPRDLLRSQYDDDTNAQSVVRSVPTIDRSTNVREAARLLVENRTVLAPVTQQGELWGCITADSIIAAVRENLSVLSVSDIHTSDVIAITEDATLGESLNRLREHGISRLPVVEDDGTLTGIITTDDLAEFIVRDPDQPHKGNRASDTERLLEVPVYDFMSSPVETTTLETTVDEAVTTMLDRGYDGLIVTPEYDELVAGVLTKTDVLRALTYTEEDVLDVQITNAELLRTTTKQQIHDRIEDIVTKHESMNVYHVHVKLQEHHEEFRNTNLIRCQVRLWSDQDSIAGTGEGYGAEDALSLALDKFERNVLELKGKRSDERYRGELLRKLNEL
- the lpdA gene encoding dihydrolipoyl dehydrogenase, whose translation is MSNHDHNHELPNETDVLIIGAGPGGYVAAIRAGQLDYSVTLVEKDAYGGTCLNYGCIPSKALISATDVAHQASTAEQRGVHADPDIDPAAMNDWKDGVVSQLTDGVENLCRQSGVELIDGRAEFVDETTANIHPESNDEPESLTFEHAIIATGSRAIEIPGFEFDGERILNSRHALALESVPESLLIVGAGYIGMELSSVYAKAGADVTVVEMLADVLPNYEDDISAVVRNRLESIGVDFHFGEQATEWEERDGDGIVITTETEDGEQTEYEASQTLVAVGREPVTDTVGLEAIGIETNEDGFIKTDDRARTNHEHVFAIGDVAGEPLLAHKGMMEGEIAAEVIAGKPAALDYQAIPAVVFTDPEIGTVGLSEAEAQDAGYSTTVGKMPLQASGRALTLNDTDGFVRVVAESDMGYLLGGQIVAPEASELIGELGLALEMGATLEDIIRTIHTHPTLSEAVREAAANARGHAIHRRNS
- a CDS encoding alpha-ketoacid dehydrogenase subunit beta, with protein sequence MSSIQDRVADVNTDNTEEMNLVSAVNRTLHQELARDSSIRVLGYDIGPLGGVYRATEGLLDEFGNKRVIDTPLSENGIVGTAAGMAMRGERPVPEIEFMGFFYPAFGQFMYAVAKMYKRTGGEIEMPMTIRMPYGGGVKALEYHQESTESYFVHTPGVRVVCPSTPSQTKGLLAASIRSDDPVIFLEPKKIYRGMTEPVPTDEYTLSLNEARIVREGSDVTLLTWGAMVRHAKSAVADVDADVEIIDLCSLSPLDVESILESVSKTGRCVILHEARRTLGLGAELSALINEYALDALKAPIKRATGYDVHFPGHDIEDDYLPDDDRARYAIEAVMSYEF
- a CDS encoding type 1 glutamine amidotransferase domain-containing protein, translating into MNGLIITGDGFEDAEFTYPLYRLREAGFEIDVATPDGGSFESKHGQAFEADMQIEDAAAGNYDFLVIPGGRAPESLRTEAPEAKELITAFDDASKPIASVCHGAQLLISADVLEGRNATAYWPLDIDVENAGATFKDQEVVIDDNLVTSRYPDDMPAFMREFIRVLEETPVEATA
- a CDS encoding DUF6789 family protein — encoded protein: MRISAPDENDLLFELLNPRSLTVGFKGGIVATSAMTVFRMPISRSLPPTAEFWAQYVGGGELADHRAESLLLHFLYGAIAGSIFGSIFAVVDTRSPYETETKGLLAGLLYSIPFTLLGESIMLNHMLGMDLEPDESMIFHASHLVYGITLGAWIGSRM
- a CDS encoding dihydrolipoamide acetyltransferase family protein — its product is MTAFEFRLPDPGEGLTEAEIVEWHVEEGDDIEEDDILCEVETDKAVSDVPSPCPGTIEERTASKGDTVDVGTVIVVIETENPPEQQVGGRTETEAEAEKTEKEADETEEPEEETEETAEEPTEETAEEPTEETEEVVEETAEEEAEETTAKPADEDEPEEKEETEVESDRVFAAPHTRRYARKEGVELSEIDGSGPEGRVLQADIDAQLQEPAAESATFEIEHPTVGIEPTSIDEDESRSRRRELSGLRKRIAENMTESKTIVPHLTSGFECDATEFVALKERLDEKNDVHITYTPLFVKAVVPALKEFPIVNASIDDTTDEIVEKRYYNIGVATHTEDGLIVPVIKDVDTKSIVEIAEELESLVEQARDRSISPSDLQDGTFTVTNLATYGEHRTFGTPVINYPEAAILGIGRIRDRPVAVDDETVAVRSRIGLNLSYDHRLIDGAVANQFMEYVIDGIEDTDVLLSRL
- a CDS encoding thiamine pyrophosphate-dependent dehydrogenase E1 component subunit alpha: MSQETWAEERPPEDFYRILGPEGELQRDVPELADDELLGLYRTFVATRVLEEKMLNMQRSGEVSLVAQTLGEEATPLGGAAALQPDDWMFYTYRQTPALLHWDQSMAEIIASATGHEPETIAEQLEMGDSPMNFSPDYTPIGVNVTNAVGSAMADAFNDRETVTMVFTGDGSTSEGSFHDGMNFAGVFDVPAVIVCQNNQWAISEPSQRQTASETIAQKANAYGVPSERVDGNDIFAVYEKAREAVERARTGGGATFIECVTYRMGAHNTSDNPDRYRDDSEQRDYWKDRDPVDRFETYLRSEGILDDETDKAIHDEIDERVADAVEQVRSMSNSEPDRMFDHILHGESWHQRHQREELQRELNGKNPFIDFTGEGFDE
- a CDS encoding NifU family protein gives rise to the protein MSAEGLERQTRNYLSNNIPQIQEHGGHFEIEDVNDNTGDVTVAIGGACSGCGIAPMTIKAIEQRLPTEIEGVSNVTVRRAGGPRAAVMPSKIEVMEDMEEYEDYDPPF